The window AGCTTTTTTGATCAGTTTGTTGCCTCGTGGCTCGAGGTTAGTGGTAATGCCTTTTATACGGTGTCTGAAGCGCTGGCGGCGCATCGGCCGGTTGGCGAGATCAGTATGCCAGAGACGGTGACCTGGGCGGATAGTGAGCGCGATTTGACAGCGTGGAACGGCAATGATTTACAGAAAGAAGCGCTGCGGTACCTATATGAGCTGGAGGCCGATGTACTGAGGAGTGGTGACGAGCAGCTGATCGCTGATTGGCGGCGATTGCAGTCGTCTGATCATTTCTATTATATGTGTACCAAGTGGTTTACTGACGGCGACGTCCACGCGTATTTCAGTCCGTACGATTCGCCGTACGAGGCCTTCCTCTATTATGTTAACGCAATTCGCGATGTGCGCTGGCGGCTGAGTGCGCATCGGTACGAAAGGTTTTGATGTCGGTACTGCTGGCAAATGGCACGTTGGCGGTTGAGCTTGACCAGTTTGGTCGAGTGAGTTCACTGTCGTTCCCGCACGTTGGCCGCGAAGTACAGAACCATCAATCCGTGCATCGTCTCGGCGTGTGGGTGGATGGCGAGTTTTCGTGGATTGATGATGGCGCGTGGCGGATGACGATGCGGCTGCCGCAGGGGGCGCTGGTGGCACACACGGTGCTCAAGCATGAGCGGCTGGGGTTGGTACTGGAGTGCGATGATTTCGTTGATAGCAAGGTCAATGTATTTGGTCGTAATATTCACGTGGTCAATCTGCGGACTGAGACGCGCCAGGTGCGGTTGTTTTTGCATCAGGCGTTTCGGCTATACGATGATGGTCAAGCGATTGATACGGCGCAGTATGTCGAGGCTTCGCAGGCGCTGCTACATTATCGTGGACGGCGGGCGTTTGCCGCTGGCCTACGGACGTTTGCTGGGCGTGATTTTGATCGGTGGACGGTCGGGCGATTTGGTGCTGGGCTGGATGGAGCGTGGCGTGATGCGGAGGATGGCGAACTGGCGGGCTGTCCGCATGAGTATGGCATGACCGACTCGGTGCTGGGCTGCTCGCTGCGGCTGGCGGCGCTAGCGTCGGATCGCTGCACTTACTGGCTCGCGGCCGGGACGTCGATCAAGGAAGCGTTGGGGCTGCACGAAAAGACGCGTAGTGTCGGTCTGGTGCGGGGCCTGGCACGGACGACGGGTGCCTGGCACAAGTGGCTGAGTCCAGGTTTTCGCGCAGCGCAGAAATTGCCGCCAGCCCACCGCCAGACTTTCGTTAATTCCCTGCTGACACTGCGGGCTCACGCGGATGAATCCGGGCTGGTACTCACTGACGACTCGGCGGGTAGTTGTCGTCTGCGCGACGCGGCATTCGCGCTGTGGCCGCTGATCCGGCTGGGGTATGGCAATGAGGCAGCGATGTTTTTCGAAGCTTGCCGGCGGATATTTGAGACCGATGGTTACTTTGCACCGGCGTATTATACGGATGGTGAGCCGGTGGCGACTGATACTGCGTGGCGTCAAGACCGGCCGCCAATGCGACTGGCGGATGCGGCGGCGGTACTATTTATCTTCTGTCAATTTGCGACGTCGCGAGTTGGCATGGAGCGCTCGCGGCAGCTATATCAATCGGTGGCCGCCAAGGTAGCGACATTTTTGACGGATAATTGGGACAATCCAGCAGCGGACGACGACACAGCGTTCGTTTGGCAGTTGTCGCGCGCGGCGCTGGAACAGGCGAGTGAACTCGCGCAGCAACATGACGACCCAGCCAATGCGGTGCAGTGGCGAACCTGCGCTGATGATATTAGCACGCAACTGGCGGGACGTGGTGCTGATGAGGTAACGATGGATGCGGTGTATGCTGCCTATATGTTTGGCGTTGAGGGCGAGGCTGAGCGGACAAAGCAGCTGGTCACTGAGGCGGTGCAAACCTTAGCGGCAGTTGATGGTCTGTTTAAGCGACGGGCGGATGACCCCAATAGCAGCGTGGTTGCTAGCCTGTGGCTGGCGCAATACTACATCGAGACAGGAGAGATGGCGCGAGCAGAGCGAATCGTTGACTTGATCCGCGAGCGGCGCATTATGAAAACTGGCGCAGTGAATGAACAAAGCGTATCGTCGGTGGTGGCTTCGGCTGAATACGTCAATACCCTGCTCGATATGATCGTGGCTCAGCGCTGAGGTTAGCGTAGGGGAATTAAGCCGGCCTACTGATTTGGTCGTTTGTCGCAAATAAAAAATCACCCCTGTCTGAGGGGGTGATTCTCGCTCGATGTCATTAGCCCTTACGTGGTTTGACTTCGTTGCGGCCGAGGTTTTTCTTGGTCTCGGTGTAGGTTGCGTGCTGGCGAGCTACCGGGTCGTATTTTCGGAGTGTCAATTTGCCCTGCCCTTTGGTGGTGCGGTTTTGGGTGTTGACCGTGGTGTAGTACGTGCGGTGACCGCTCAAATCACTGACTAAACCAATCAACTTTCGCTTCGTATTCTTCTTTGCCATCTCTTTACTCGTTACGTTTATTTACAATCTTGACCGATTATAGCACAGATAATTGGGAAACGCTAGGGCGCTTGTTAAGGAAAATTGCTCTTGCTCTCGGACTAATACCAGCGAACCACCTCATCAAGTGGCCGGCGGCTGCGCGGGTGTGGCTGGTCACTCCGGCTGGCGTATCCGAGCGCCAGCATGAGAACTGGCAGGTCTTTATCCGGGTCAATGAGCTGGTGGGTTGTCAGTACCTCTGTCGCCTGATCAATCGAAAATCCCTCAATCGGACACGAGTCAATCCCCCGCTGGGCTGCCACCAGCATGGCAAAGCCAAGGGCGATGTACGCCTGGTGCGCCGACCACTGATGTAGCCCATCAGGTGTGTCCATCAGCTTGAAATCTTTCTTGGCCCACTGCTTCCAGAAGGTCTTATAGGCGGTGCGCTCGACCAGGTTCATTTGTTTTACGTCCTGGAGTATGTGATCAATGTGATCACTAAGCGCCTCGGCCGTCTTGGCGGTAAAAATCAGGAAATGACTGGCATCAAAGCGCGGCTTGTTAATCGGCGCGCATTTTTTCAGACCCTGGCGCAGCTGCTGATCTTGGGTGACAATGACGTCGAATTGTTCAAAACCGTACGAGGTTGGCGTGAGGCGAATTGCCTCAAGGATCAGCTTCATATCTTGGTCAGAGATCTTTTTATCAGCATCAAATTTCTTGCAGGCATGGCGAAAATCCAGCGCTTTGGTAATTTCCGCTGCTGAAATGGTTGGTTTGCTGGTCATTGGCGTCCTCCTTTTTGTTGCCTAATGATATGTTGCTCTTCGGGTGTGAATCGCCGCGATTCGCGCATTTTTTGGTAAGCTTTGTTGCGCGTCCAAGCGTCGATGTGTCTGCTTTCTAGTTCAGCCAGTGTTAACTCAAAGAAGTTAACTGCCGCCGTCGCGTATAGCCAAGCTAGCCCCATCTTGACGTAATAGCCATCGTGCCTGACGTTTTGCAGCGCCGCGAAAACCTGGTCAATATGTGCTTTGTCTAGGAAATTAGTCATCAAAGAAATCACGCCGTAGCGCACCGTGAACTCGGCTTCGCTCCGCAAACATTCCAGCGCAAAGCCCCACCACACTTCGCCAGCAAAGCGCCGCTTTTTCTCGATGAACACATCAATGTGCGCCCACGAATCAACGCGCGGCAGGTAGCGCTTGGCTAGATCAATCGCCGTTTGGTCATCGAGCCGAGCGTGTGTGATCAGCAGCCCGCATAGCAGCACGTAGTCAAATGACTTGTTCTTGGCCGTTAGCAATTTGCTAATGTCCGCTGCGCTCATGTCGGGCGCTAATTCCCTCGCCAATCGCCGCAAATCCGGTATGCGCACACCGATGACCGGCATTTTGGTGTTGACGATGCGCTTGTTAAAGGCGGCGTAGGATTCGTTGCCTTGAGCGAGCGTTTCGAGTTGGCGCGTGAGGTTGTGAAGCATATGTTTATTATAACCTATAAGCGGCGCATTGCTAACGCTGCTCCCACTGTTTCGGTGAAACCCGGCACGAGCTTCATCGTAGTCACTTCTTTTATATCAAACCAGGTAGCCTAAAACAAAACCAAAACGACTTAGCTTAAGTTATTTGCTAATGATTAGCACCTCTTTTGTTTTCGAGTGTGACAAAGCGTACTTGTAGTCCCTATTAGATACCACGCACATTTTTTTACCATATTGTGAAAGTATATCACATATCTGTTCAATGCTCGGGATACCGTCGCTTCTATAAGAAATGACTATTGTGGAATCAGAAAACTTACTTATTATTTTATGGAACTCTCTTTCTATCTGATTTTTATTAGTCCACGGGTTCTTTTTCTTATTTTTTATAGGTAAATGCTTATATCTATGATTAATCTTATTGTTCCAAGTTTTGTAGTTGGCTATTCCCTCTAGAAAGTGATAGAAATCTAAGTAGTCCGTGCCTACACCGTTGCTAGAGATGTACGGTGGGTCAAGATATACTAGGTCAATGTTTTTTGAATCAAAAGTT is drawn from Candidatus Saccharibacteria bacterium oral taxon 488 and contains these coding sequences:
- a CDS encoding DNA alkylation repair protein → MLHNLTRQLETLAQGNESYAAFNKRIVNTKMPVIGVRIPDLRRLARELAPDMSAADISKLLTAKNKSFDYVLLCGLLITHARLDDQTAIDLAKRYLPRVDSWAHIDVFIEKKRRFAGEVWWGFALECLRSEAEFTVRYGVISLMTNFLDKAHIDQVFAALQNVRHDGYYVKMGLAWLYATAAVNFFELTLAELESRHIDAWTRNKAYQKMRESRRFTPEEQHIIRQQKGGRQ
- a CDS encoding NAD(P)H-dependent oxidoreductase, coding for MTSKPTISAAEITKALDFRHACKKFDADKKISDQDMKLILEAIRLTPTSYGFEQFDVIVTQDQQLRQGLKKCAPINKPRFDASHFLIFTAKTAEALSDHIDHILQDVKQMNLVERTAYKTFWKQWAKKDFKLMDTPDGLHQWSAHQAYIALGFAMLVAAQRGIDSCPIEGFSIDQATEVLTTHQLIDPDKDLPVLMLALGYASRSDQPHPRSRRPLDEVVRWY
- the rpmG gene encoding 50S ribosomal protein L33, with translation MAKKNTKRKLIGLVSDLSGHRTYYTTVNTQNRTTKGQGKLTLRKYDPVARQHATYTETKKNLGRNEVKPRKG